TTGGCACTAAGAGCCGATGAAAGACGTGATAAGCTGCGATAAGCTACGGTGAGGAGCAAATATCCTTTGACCCGTAGATTTCTGAATGGGGAAACCTAACGGAGAAATCCTCCGTTGACGTATGGTGAATTCATAGCCATACGCCGGGAACCCGGGGAACTGAAACATCTAAGTACCCGGAGGAAGAGAAAGAAAACTCGATTTCCTAAGTAGCGGCGAGCGAAAGGGAAAGAGCCTAAACCGTGGGATTTATCCTGCGGGGTTATGGACCGCAATAAGTGACTTGGAAGGTAGAAGAATGGTTTTGGGAAAGCCAGCCAAAGAGAGTGAAAGCCTCGTATTCGAAACCGGAAGAGAGCGAGCGGTATCCAAAGTACCACGAGACACGAGAAACCTTGTGGGAAATCGGGGGGACCACCCCCCAAGGCTAAATACTACTTAGTGACCGATAGTGCATAGTACTGTGAAGGAAAGGTGAAAAGAACCCCGGGAGGGGAGTGAAAGAGAACCTGAAACCCTGTGTTTACAAGCTGTGGAACCACCATATGAGTGGAACCGCGTACTTTTTGTAGAACGGTCCGGCGAGTTACAATTACTGGCAAGGTTAAGCACAGAAAGTGTGGAGCCGAAGGGAAACCAAGTCTGAATAGGGCATAGAGTCAGTAAATGTATACCCGAAACCGGGTGATCTATCCATGGTCAGGTTGAAGTCACCGTAAAAGGTGATGGAGGACCGAACACACATCCGTTGAAAAGGGTGGTGATGAACTGTGGATAGGGGAGAAATTCCAATCGAACCCGGAGATAGCTGGTTCTCCTCGAAATAGCTTTAGGGCTAGCCTCGATTTAATCTAACGGAGGTAGAGCACTGAATACCCTAGGGGGCGTCAAAGCTTACCGAAGGTTATCAAACTCCGAATGCCGTATAGATGATGATCGGGAGTCAGACTACACGAGATAAGTTGGGTAGTCAAAAGGGAAAGAGCCCAGACCACCAGCTAAGGTCCCAAAGTGCGTGTTAAGTGGAAAAGGATGTGAGATTTCAGAGACAACTAGGATGTTGGCTTAGAAGCAGCCATACATTCAAAGAGTGCGTAATAGCTCACTAGTCGAGAGATCTTGCGCCGAAAATGTCCGGGGCTAAAACACGACACCGAAGCTGTGGAATCATACTTCGTATGATTGGTAGAGGAGCATTCTTAACTGCGAAGAAGCGGTACCGTAAGGAGCCGTGGAGTGTTAAGAAGAGAGAATGCCGGAATGAGTAGCGAGATAGAAGTGAGAATCTTCTAGGCCGAATATCTAAGGTTTCCAGAGTAAAGCTGATCTGCTCTGGGTAAGTCGGGACCTAAGGCGAGGTCGAAAGACGTAGTCGATGGACAACAGGTTGAGATTCCTGTACCGCTAAGTAACAGAACTGTGGGGACACAGAAAGATAGGGAAAACCGGGAATGGAAAAACCGGTGCAAGCACAAAGTCGAGTCTGGGAGGCAAATCCCTCAGATGATGGTGAAGTGTGATGCGGAGTGAATTTAAAGTAACGAAGTTCCCGAATCTATGCTGTCGAGAAAAGCCGCTATTGTTTACTGAGCGCCCGTACCGTAAACCGACACAGGTGGATGAGGAGAGAATCCTAAGGCCGACGGGAGAAGCATTGTTAAGGAACTCGGCAAAATGACCCCGTAACTTCGGGAGAAGGGGTGCCTACGCAAGTAGGCCGCAGAGAATTGGCCCAAGCAACTGTTTAGCAAAAACACAGGTCTATGCAAAACCGAAAGGTGAGGTATATGGGCTGACGCCTGCCCGGTGCTGGAAGGTTAAGGGGAGTGGTTAGAGCAATCGAAGCCATGAACTTAAGCCCCAGTAAACGGCGGCCGTAACTATAACGGTCCTAAGGTAGCGAAATTCCTTGTCGGGTAAGTTCCGACCCGCACGAAAGGCGTAATGATTTGGGCACTGTCTCGACAATGCACCCGGTGAAATTGAAATACCAGTGAAGATGCTGGTTACCTGCGCCAGGACGGAAAGACCCCATGGAGCTTTACTTCAGCTTGATACTGGGATTCGGTGCTGCATGTACAGGATAGGTGGGAGACTAGGAAGTAGGAACGCCAGTTCTTACGGAGTCGCTGTTGGGATACCACCCTTGTAGTACTGGATTTCTAACCTGTGGCCGTGATCCGGCCAGGGGACAATGTCAGGCGGGGAGTTTGACTGGGGCGGTCGCCTCCGAAAGGGTATCGGAGGCGCTCAAAGGTTCTCTCAGAATGGTTGGAAACCATTCGTAGAGTGCAAAGGCATAAGAGAGCTTGACTGTGACACCGACGGGTGGAGCAGGTACGAAAGTAGGACTTAGTGATCCGGTGGTATAAAGTGGGATTGCCATCGCTCAACGGATAAAAGCTACCCTGGGGATAACAGGCTTATCACTCCCAAGAGTTCACATCGACGGAGTGGTTTGGCACCTCGATGTCGGCTCATCGCATCCTGGGGCTGTAGTAGGTCCCAAGGGTTGGGCTGTTCGCCCATTAAAGCGGTACGCGAGCTGGGTTCAGAACGTCGTGAGACAGTTCGGTCCCTATCCGGCGTAGGCGTAGGATATTTGAGAGGAGCTGTCCTTAGTACGAGAGGACCGGGATGGACTGACCTCTGGTGTATCGGTTGTTCTACCAAGAGCATGGCCGAGTAGCCAAGTCGGGACGGGATAAACGCTGAAGGCATCTAAGCGTGAAGCCCCCCTCAAGATAAGATATCCCATAGCAAAAGCTAGTAAGACCCCTAAAAGACGATTAGGTAGATAGGTTAGAGGTGGAAGCACGGTAACGTGTGCAGCTGACTAATACTAATAGGTCGAGGGCTTAACCTTAAAAAGTTTGTTTTGGAAATGGTTGTTATTCAATGTTAGTTGAATAATGATTTGATTGGTAAGTTTCACTTGCTAATCAAGTTATTATGTGGTATAATACTTCTTGCTTAGTAAAGCAACAGTAAAAGATGGCCCAGTGGCTCAGTTGGTTAGAGCGCCGCCCTGTCACGGCGGAGGTCGTGGGTTCGAGTCCCATCTGGGTCGTTTACTTCAAAAATGAAGTAAGAATTAAATATTTCTATGGGATCTTAGCTCAGCTGGGAGAGCATCTGCCTTACAAGCAGAGGGTCATAGGTTCGAGTCCTATAGGTCCCATTGGATATCCTTTATTGCCTAACAGCTTTTTAGAAGCCGGCACACTTAAAATAAAATATGCCGACGTGGCTCAATTGGCAGAGCAGCTGACTTGTAATCAGCAGGTTATCGGTTCGAGTCCGATCGTCGGCTTAGTTATATGGATGGGTTCCCGAGTGGCCAAAGGGGGCAGACTGTAAATCTGTTAGCGACGCTTTCGAAGGTTCGAATCCTTCTCCATCCACTGGTTGTTCTGAGTTTACAGTGGGAATAACTAACTAAATAATAATATATCGCGGGGTGGAGCAGTCTGGAAGCTCGTCGGGCTCATAACCCGAAGGTCATAGGTTCAAATCCTATCCCCGCAACTCTTAACAAAATATTTGTTAAAAATCATGCCCAGATAGCTCAGTCGGTAGAGCAGAGGACTGAAAATCCTCGTGTCACTGGTTCGATTCCGGTTCTGGGCATTCATTCTGCGAAAAGTCAACTACTTCTGTAGAATGGATGAAAACTAAAATAGTTGTGGGACATTAGCTCAGTCGGTAGAGCACTTGACTTTTAATCAAGGTGTCCCGGGTTCGAATCCCGGATGTCTCATCATAAAACGGGATAGAAGATAATGCTTAAATTAAAGTAAGATTTTCTATGAATATAAAAACCACAGGATAAATAATATCCTGTGGTTTTTTGTTTATCTGAATGCTATATCTTATTGTTGTTAAACCTTTAAGTTAAATTCATAATGATTTCCATAAAACTATGGTATAATAGCGATAGATATTGTAATTATGTTCGATGTAATGAGTGAATATCATCAATATGGAGTATTCATACCATTAGAGCATATAAAGGAGATGATTTAATGAGCGTAGAAAAACTAAAGCAAATCATAGACAAGAGTAATAACATAGTATTCTTTGGCGGAGCGGGTGTATCTACAGAGAGTGGGATACCAGATTTTCGTAGTGTAGATGGTCTATATAATCAAAGGTATCAGTATCCTCCAGAAAAGATACTAAGCCACTCATTTTTTTTAGACCATACAAAAGAATTCTATCGATTTTATAAAGAAAAAATGATATGTCTAGATGCAAAACCTAATATTACACATAAAATATTAGCACGATTGGAGCAAGAAACTAAGTTAAAGGCTATTATAACACAAAATATAGATGGACTTCATCAGATGGGTGGAAGTAAGGAAGTTATTGAACTTCACGGATCTATTTATCGTAATTATTGTATGAGCTGTCATAAATCATATAGTGTTTATGATATTTTAAATGCAGAGGATATACCTAGATGTACTTGTGGAGGAATAATAAAACCTGATGTCGTGTTATATGAAGAGGGATTAGATGAGGGTGTATTAGAGGCAGCAATAGAGTATATATCAAATGCAGATGTTTTAATTATTGGCGGAACATCTCTATCCGTGTATCCTGCGGCTGGGCTGATACGTTATTTTAGGGGAAGTAATTTAGTATTAATAAATAAGTCAACTACTGACTTTGATAGAAATGCAGACTTATTGATACAAGAATCCTTGGGAGAGGTTTTTAATAGAATATAGTCTAAATTTGTATAATAGTTACTTCTTATAAGTAAACGTATTTTTAGGTTAAAAGAATAAAAAATATATGGAAAGATATAAAAATACTATTGTATTCAGCTACTTAGCGTGTTAATATGTCAATGTTGAGTTAAATTTTAGTAGTACAAATAGCGCTATTACTAATTTTAAATTAACAGAAAAGATGTTTAGAACTGAACTAATTATAATAGTAATTGAGATTTGATATTAAAATGAAATGGAAATTCAAAGCAATTAAATTTGAATAATTAGGAGGCTAACAATGAAATTTTTTGTTGATACAGCAAATGTAGAAGATATTAAAAAAGCAAATAGTATGGGTGTTATTTGTGGTGTTACTACGAATCCATCTTTAATTGCAAAAGAAGGTAGAGATTTTAAAGAGGTTATTAAGGAAATCGCTTCTATTGTTGATGGACCTATTAGTGGTGAAGTTAAAGCAACAACTGAAGATGCAGAAAGCATGATCAAAGAAGGTAGAGAAATAGCAGCAATTCATCCAAATATGGTTGTTAAAATTCCAATGACTATAGAAGGATTAAAAGCTACTAAAGTTTTATCCAGTGAAGGGATTAAAACAAATGTAACATTAATTTTTTCAGCAAATCAGGCATTACTTGCTGCAAGAGCTGGTGCTACTTATGTATCTCCTTTCCTTGGACGTTTAGATGATATTTCAACGCCTGGAATTGATTTGATTCGTACTATTGCTGAAATATTTGATATCTATGGTATTGAAACAGAAATAATAGCAGCTAGTGTTCGTAATCCAATTCATATTACTGATTGTGCTTTGGCAGGAGCAGATATTGCAACCGTTCCATATAGTGTAATTGAACAATGTACAAAACATCCATTAACAGATCAGGGAATTGAAAAATTCAAGGCTGATTATAAAGCTGTTTTTGGAGAATAATTATTGGAGGATTTGATTCCTTTCATATATTATGTTTAGTTAAGTGTTCAAGCTGCAATAGTAGCTTTTATGTGAATGAAAATTGCTAAAGTATCTTTTATAGAAGTTCACTATAATGAATTGAAAATTGTTACCTTGTGCGAATGATTGGATAGAATTTATAGGGACTTTTATAAAAGAAGACTTAGCAATTATAATTAATTGTTGATTTCAAAGTAATTGCAGATGTATCGCAAGTACTTTGTATTATATTTTAGGAGGAAATTTCATGAACAACATTGATACAATGTCAGTCAATGCTATCCGAGTTTTAGCAGCAGATGCTGTACAAAAAGCAAAGTCTGGACATCCTGGTCTTCCACTTGGTTGTGCTGCAATTGCTTATGAATTATGGTCAAAGGAAATGAAACATAATCCAGCAAACCCAGATTGGGCAAACCGTGATCGTTTCATTTTATCTGGTGGACATGGTTCTACATTATTGTATTCATTACTCCACTTATTTGGTTATGGGTTAACTAAAGAAGATTTGGCACAATTTAGACAGTGGGATTCTTTAACACCAGGACACCCTGAATATAGACATACCAAGGGCGTAGAAGCTACTACAGGACCTTTAGGTGCTGGTATGGCAATGGCTGTAGGTATGGCAATGGCAGAAGAGCATTTAGCGGCTAAATTCAACAAAGGAAACTATCCAGTCGTTGACCATTATACCTA
This portion of the Clostridium sp. Marseille-P299 genome encodes:
- a CDS encoding NAD-dependent protein deacylase, yielding MSVEKLKQIIDKSNNIVFFGGAGVSTESGIPDFRSVDGLYNQRYQYPPEKILSHSFFLDHTKEFYRFYKEKMICLDAKPNITHKILARLEQETKLKAIITQNIDGLHQMGGSKEVIELHGSIYRNYCMSCHKSYSVYDILNAEDIPRCTCGGIIKPDVVLYEEGLDEGVLEAAIEYISNADVLIIGGTSLSVYPAAGLIRYFRGSNLVLINKSTTDFDRNADLLIQESLGEVFNRI
- the fsa gene encoding fructose-6-phosphate aldolase, producing the protein MKFFVDTANVEDIKKANSMGVICGVTTNPSLIAKEGRDFKEVIKEIASIVDGPISGEVKATTEDAESMIKEGREIAAIHPNMVVKIPMTIEGLKATKVLSSEGIKTNVTLIFSANQALLAARAGATYVSPFLGRLDDISTPGIDLIRTIAEIFDIYGIETEIIAASVRNPIHITDCALAGADIATVPYSVIEQCTKHPLTDQGIEKFKADYKAVFGE